From Pempheris klunzingeri isolate RE-2024b chromosome 18, fPemKlu1.hap1, whole genome shotgun sequence, a single genomic window includes:
- the LOC139217636 gene encoding beta/gamma crystallin domain-containing protein 1-like, whose product MFTTYIKNLNDMVFSTSESPEEQPSTGVLGRLGSWLSPWRGKGPKSPSENESTTSDQALKSEGEEESEESVTSQAREPQWEEEEEKGQSSNPNPPGFSRDVFPCEEEDATQSAHRDGSVASSTETAEGGPKEEEFVECRKKRIGQGKQREESSNGASGGGNPERNASHLTHHSSSSEQGVVWDKAHAQAQVQTQVQAQTGRRLHVYLEETSVIHSGQDTCPGQEVVCTKVTKPLQVTCKAKESQSFDSSKSSSLTSPEKKRTNVRPVVGKQSYYSALVGVSLKPRKDSQFEAEPDNEQTEADSMGRKNSARKKLRKNSQGDGGNSPQETKPPTSQAVAEGFPASDNSVTSPQGKSPKAPLGESTVNSSSSSKHKPTSQTSPEGGESKTTCPDTVKPLDNFQDSNLVTAAAPACVADGKANMEDNDSFYKVERKTETPESKRRSIKVSRSEVKLFSKNVPLNPKQSPAGDKEEFKKNTNDEAKTETGARLHDLQKIDEEPKPVVGRIADKISLFERPALGINKQIFQTPRSADASPVRNATERLKANFVLADQRSRSAERYSAARSSSASPARERPMTVKERARNFTEASKTEHTAGLPQQAAMTGMSQKSTSVAITASKSPELDNQDKRDSKEQIQINAMAEITFKPDGQVTTAVEEKSDIPKEQTTDSKTKPNSVEANVPAKGPGDSAELTNSISPQSKGLGRTGSRSKRRKNKEPTSPLSPNSANKPDCSTNKPEVTAIKQGQVDDKDKTASASKQLTEKVSLPSDEARGNTSDKQPDSKQKAFKKELKVLDKQKNQLDSSFKKGNIDKLVNRQEGLPQPSVNKDEPDTAARSNGTKMPIDKDPAILPQKEEKAGGDSVLFTQEREPASKDSRGTSASPSSPAVERHIERKPSLEQGPPVEHPKLVKESPMHCEQKSKDKVRPPNKKDTGQTQEPKNEATELINQTESKDEQKLEKVECNKTNLTEKKDKEKPQRLPCSDKNTTKAKVSDNRHAILVTEGSVARDGRKEKTQPAKHITKPETNEPEPTSESLDKAGTSSSDLHAQTEVGEVTEMMAAHPQSNDALSGTKRHKGPPKGETSVNVSTELQTKSAESPGIETEHVVIATEPQPESVCVEKTKNSPDDSCTHGANDAQFSSSMPTAKETTAVEEVNVKSANDTSPLITAQTHSVATPKCLSSEGPGQDDGMRGSTVKSVPPEIKISRDIMEHTPSRPQCEESKNTESTSDITSLKDAEIKADRSSDSTISSSTVKAVANTAGKTRHSPMNQLPPVTNGYDSPHTQLHTVEKEPVNNKPSQTPKAPSSPEANKLPDSIQHSSMKKLHLPRGLSKGQDAPSSWLDVDVPKQKLKVSVAKLSSSGSESNLLDNSGELDDDDFIEKIKKLCAPFSLPPRKHNQFRPPQPPFAMPAIKEDRFEKTFDPEEFQFGLRKNKSTIDTTPSFLARLQSKETKSGLKPARASFADRSILLGSLDTRSRLRDKIKDEEEVKEEKDDQIKVKSRLEGSCVLSSLISSFRGKRNGVQTQDEGTSSPDSGDVSPSEAPQLSPLPLSQPPPSSPTAAAPLKDTLAKQSPALSNREEARAAEAVVSDSGPPLPSFNDIKLPDYLEKYLPREAAKSVQSIQGQEQVRTEVVGNMSTPVPADQADLAVKPLPGAVPPCIPGIPPTTHPEVPELMQPQGTLSNDIRAAKGFHKRPGKMVLFEKANFSGQAYEIYRDVADATSLQLSPLISVKVVRGCWVLYEKPGFQGRSIALEEGAIELTNVWAEPGPETEPHSSPPMLIGSARLAVWDYSIPHIDLFTEPEGHGRVTPYHDDTVETGSFGIPLSTASIQVHSGVWLVFSDPGFQGMLAVLETGVYPFPETWGFPSPFVGSLRPLKMGGFKVENPTEVKAVVYEKPGFEGSCLEIDSDIFSFCESEEDITTDESNHNSKKLKSVGSLKIIGGLWVGYSQPGFEGQQHILEEGEYLDCSDWGGSEQLLSLRPILTDFMTPHLKMFSDRDFGELGVNLDLTVPVINMDNTGYGVRTQSIDVISGVWVVFVEPGFCGESYILEKGLYGTPEDWGALQPRVTSAMPVVLDYFENAAKFKVQLFSEPGLQGSVLALEDSVASLQDGFSFASCKVLAGSWLAFEGRDFTGRMYVLELGSYPDLKAMGCFHENASILSLQTVGFEFSLPSITLFERCGLRGKRVVLTDGSVNLQLAGGCSRVQSVLVEGGMWVLYEGINYRGAQILLKPGEVPDWRKLSSWQKIGSLRPLMQKQVHFRLRNRQSGLMMSVTGDLDDVKLLRIQETEENDGFEQIWFYQNGHLHCKLLEECCLSPSGSMMMAGSRVGLTPELDNQVHLWSITSEGFISYTPTSNLVLEVKGGHHYDKNQVILNTLDPHKLHQRWNVEII is encoded by the exons ATGTTCACAACCTACATAAAGAATCTGAATGATATGGTATTTTCCACG TCTGAGAGCCCAGAGGAGCAGCCAAGTACTGGGGTCTTGGGCCGTCTTGGGAGCTGGCTCTCTCCATGGAGGGGAAAGGGTCCAAAGAGTCCATCTGAAAATGAATCCACAACTAGCGATCAGGCTCTTAAgtcagagggagaagaggagagtgaggagtCTGTGACGTCCCAGGCAAGGGAGCcacagtgggaggaggaggaggagaagggacaGAGCTCCAATCCCAATCCACCGGGTTTCTCCAGAGACGTTTTCCCCTGTGAAGAGGAGGACGCCACGCAGTCTGCCCACAGAGACGGCTCCGTTGCGAGCAGCACTGAGACAGCAGAAGGAGGTCCAAAAGAGGAGGAGTTTGTGGAGTGCAGGAAGAAGAGAATAGGGCAGGgcaagcagagggaggagagcagcaacGGTGCCTCAGGAGGCGGGAATCCTGAGAGGAATGCCAGTCATCTGACAcatcactcttcctcttctgaGCAGGGAGTGGTATGGGACAAGGCCCACGCCCAGGCTCAGGTCCAGACACAAGTACAGGCCCAGACAGGCAGGAGGCTTCATGTGTACTTGGAGGAGACCAGTGTGATTCACAGCGGTCAAGACACCTGTCCCGGGCAGGAAGTTGTCTGCACCAAAGTAACAAAACCCCTACAGGTCACCTGCAAGGCAAAGGAATCACAAAGTTTTGATTCATCCAAAAGCTCAAGTTTAACAAGCCCAGAGAAAAAAAGGACGAATGTGAGGCCCGTGGTTGGAAAACAGAGTTATTACAGCGCCCTAGTGGGAGTGTCACTGAAACCACGCAAAGACTCACAGTTTGAGGCCGAACCTGATAACGAGCAAACCGAGGCAGACAGCATGGGGCGAAAAAACTCAGCCAGAAAGAAACTCAGGAAGAACTCTcagggagatggagggaacAGCCCCCAGGAAACAAAGCCTCCCACTTCCCAAGCTGTCGCAGAGGGATTCCCTGCATCAGATAACTCAGTGACCAGTCCCCAGGGCAAAAGTCCAAAGGCTCCCCTGGGAGAGTCGACTgtaaactcctcctcctcctccaagcACAAGCCCACCTCTCAGACCTCACCTGAAGGAGGGGAGAGTAAGACAACCTGCCCTGACACAGTCAAGCCGTTGGACAACTTCCAAGATTCAAACTTGGTCACTGCAGCCGCTCCGGCGTGTGTGGCTGATGGGAAGGCAAACATGGAAGACAATGACAGTTTTTACAAAGTAGAAAGGAAGACGGAGACACCTGAGTCCAAACGCCGGAGTATTAAAGTTTCTCGAAGTGAGGTGAAGCTTTTCAGTAAAAACGTGCCTTTGAATCCTAAGCAAAGTCCAGCGGGAGACAAGGAGGAGTTTAAGAAGAATACCAATGATGAGGCCAAAACAGAGACTGGTGCAAG ATTACATGACCTGCAGAAAATCGATGAGGAGCCTAAACCTGTTGTTGGCCGGATTGCAGATAAGATCAGCCTCTTTGAGCGGCCTGCACTGGGGATCAACAAGCAGATCTTCCAAACCCCAAGGAGTGCTGATGCCTCTCCGGTCAGGAACGCCACGGAGAGGCTGAAAGCAAATTTTGTGTTGGCAGACCAGAGGTCAAGATCAGCTGAGCGCTATAGCGCGGCCAGGTCCAGCTCTGCGTCACCCGCCAGGGAGAGGCCGATGACAGTCAAGGAGCGAGCTAGGAACTTCACAGAGGCATCTAAAACAGAACACACGGCAGGACTGCCTCAGCAGGCAGCCATGACAGGAATGTCTCAAAAATCCACCTCTGTGGCAATCACTGCATCAAAGTCACCAGAACTGGATAATCAGGATAAACGGGATTCTAAAGAGCAGATTCAGATAAATGCAATGGCAGAGATAACATTTAAACCAGATGGACAAGTTACCACTGCTGTTGAGGAAAAAAGTGACATTCCCAAAGAACAAACAACAGACTCCAAAACAAAGCCTAACAGTGTTGAAGCAAATGTTCCAGCTAAAGGACCGGGCGATTCTGCAGAACTGACAAACAGCATTAGCCCACAGTCCAAAGGCCTAGGCAGAACAGGCTCCCGctccaaaagaagaaaaaataaggaACCAACTAGTCCCCTCAGTCCAAATAGTGCAAACAAACCAGACTGCTCCACTAATAAGCCAGAGGTCACTGCTATAAAACAAGGACAAGTGGATGATAAAGACAAGACCGCCTCTGCCTCCAAACAGCTCACAGAGAAAGTCTCATTACCGTCTGATGAAGCCAGAGGAAATACATCAGATAAACAGCCTGATAGCAAACAGAAAGCATTTAAGAAAGAATTGAAGGTGTTAGACAAACAGAAGAATCAGTTAGattcttcatttaaaaagggGAATATTGACAAACTGGTCAACAGGCAAGAGGGACTGCCTCAACCATCTGTCAACAAAGATGAACCTGATACTGCTGCTCGTAGCAATGGAACAAAGATGCCTATTGACAAGGATCCCGCTATTTTACCCcaaaaggaggaaaaggcaGGGGGGGACAGTGTTTTATTCACACAGGAGAGGGAACCGGCCTCCAAGGACAGCAGGGGAACGTcagcctccccctcctcacctgCGGTTGAGCGACATATTGAGAGGAAACCTTCACTGGAGCAAGGGCCACCTGTTGAACATCCCAAATTAGTTAAAGAGTCACCAATGCATTGTGAACAAAAAAGTAAAGATAAAGTAAGACCACCCAATAAAAAGGACACAGGGCAAACACAGGAACCCAAAAATGAGGCCACAGAACTAATAAATCAGACTGAGAGCAAAGACGAGCAGAAATTAGAAAAAGTGGAGTGCAACAAAACAAATTTGActgagaagaaagacaaagaaaaacctcAGCGGCTCCCATGTTCTGATAAAAATACCACAAAGGCCAAGGTCTCAGACAACAGACATGCTATCTTAGTGACAGAGGGGAGCGTTGCTCGggatggaagaaaagaaaagacacagcCGGCTAAACACATAACAAAGCCAGAGACCAATGAACCAGAACCAACCTCTGAGTCTTTAGACAAGGCTGGTACATCATCATCAGACCTCCATGCTCAAACAGAGGTCGGAGAGGTCACCGAGATGATGGCTGCACATCCACAGAGTAATGATGCCCTGAGTGGGACCAAGAGACATAAAGGGCCTCCGAAGGGAGAGACATCAGTAAATGTGTCTACTGAGTTGCAAACAAAATCTGCAGAAAGCCCCGGAATAGAAACAGAACATGTGGTGATTGCAACAGAGCCACAgcctgagtctgtgtgtgtggaaaaaacGAAGAATTCACCAGATGACTCATGTACACATGGAGCTAATGATGCACAGTTCTCTAGCTCCATGCCTACCGCCAAAGAAACTACAGCCGTAGAGGAAGTGAATGTAAAATCTGCTAATGACACTTCACCACTGATAACTGCACAGACCCACAGTGTGGCAACTCCTAAGTGTTTGAGCAGCGAGGGACCAGGGCAGGATGATGGGATGAGAGGTTCAACTGTCAAATCAGTGCCCCCAGAAATCAAAATCTCAAGAGATATCATGGAACACACTCCTAGTCGCCCACAGTGTGAGGAATCAAAAAATACAGAGAGCACAAGTGATATCACTTCACTCAAGGatgcagaaataaaagcagacaggTCCTCTGATAGCACCATTTCCAGCTCCACAGTTAAAGCGGTAGCGAACACAGCTGGGAAAACACGCCATTCACCAATGAATCAACTTCCACCTGTTACTAATGGGTACgactccccacacacacagctccacactGTGGAAAAGGAACCGGTCAATAACAAGCCGAGTCAAACTCCAAAAGCGCCCAGTTCACCAGAGGCAAATAAGCTCCCAGACTCAATCCAGCATTCATCCATGAAGAAGCTGCATTTGCCACGGGGACTGAGCAAAGGACAGGACGCCCCCTCTAGCTGGCTGGATGTGGACGTTCCCAAACAAAAACTCAAAGTCTCAGTGGCCAAACTCAGCTCCTCCGGCAGTGAGAGCAATCTTTTGGACAATTCTGGTGAgctagatgatgatgatttcattGAGAAAATCAAGAAACTTTGTGCACCGTTCTCCCTCCCGCCACGTAAACACAACCAATTCCGGCCACCTCAGCCTCCGTTCGCAATGCCTGCCATCAAGGAGGACCGCTTTGAGAAGACGTTCGACCCCGAGGAGTTTCAGTTTGGCTTGAGGAAGAATAAGTCCACCATAGATACCACCCCGAGCTTCTTAGCCAGGCTCCAGAGCAAGGAGACAAAATCAGGCCTAAAGCCTGCCAGGGCTAGTTTTGCAGACAGGAGCATACTGCTCGGTAGCCTGGACACTCGCTCTCGCCTCAGGGATAAGAtcaaagatgaagaggaggttAAGGAAGAGAAAGATGATCAGATCAAGGTGAAGTCTCGCTTGGAGGGGAGCTGTGTCCTCAGCAGCCTCATCTCCAGCTTcagagggaagaggaatggAGTTCAAACACAGGATGAAGGTACCTCATCCCCGGATTCTGGGGATGTGTCACCTAGCGAGGCCCCCCAGCTAAGCCCTCTACCTTTATCCCAGCCACCCCCGTCAAGCCCGACAGCCGCTGCTCCACTCAAAGACACACTGGCTAAGCAGAGCCCTGCCCTGAGCAACAGGGAGGAAGCCCGGGCTGCAGAGGCTGTGGTCAGTGACTCAGGTCCTCCACTTCCCTCCTTTAACGACATCAAGCTGCCAGACTATTTGGAGAAGTATCTCCCCCGAGAAGCAGCTAAATCAGTGCAAAGCATACAAGGACAGGAGCAAGTCAGGACAGAG gTTGTTGGAAATATGTCAACTCCAGTCCCTGCAGATCAAGCAGACCTGGCAGTGAAGCCACTTCCTGGAGCTGTCCCTCCATGTATTCCTGGGATTCCTCCAACCACACACCCTGAAGTCCCCGAGCTGATGCAGCCACAGGGGACACTTAGTAATGAT ATAAGAGCAGCTAAAGGATTTCACAAGCGCCCTGGAAAG ATGGTGCTGTTTGAGAAAGCTAATTTCAGCGGCCAGGCGTATGAGATTTACAGGGATGTAGCAGATGCTACGTCTCTGCAGCTCTCGCCTCTCATATCCGTGAAGGTGGTCAGAGGATG CTGGGTGCTCTACGAGAAGCCTGGCTTCCAGGGACGCTCGATCGCCTTGGAGGAGGGGGCCATTGAATTGACAAATGTGTGGGCAGAGCCTGGGCCGGAGACAGAACCCCACAGCAGCCCACCAATGTTGATTGGCTCTGCTCGACTTGCTGTCTGG GATTACAGCATCCCCCATATTGATCTGTTTACTGAACCGGAGGGCCACGGCAGAGTAACACCTTACCACGATGACACAGTAGAGACAGGCTCGTTTGGCATCCCACTGAGCACTGCTTCCATCCAGGTGCACTCTGGGGT GTGGCTGGTGTTCAGTGACCCAGGGTTCCAGGGCATGCTAGCTGTGCTGGAGACAGGAGTGTACCCTTTTCCTGAGACCTGGGGCTTCCCGTCACCATTCGTTGGATCGCTTAGACCACTTAAAATG GGTGGTTTCAAAGTTGAGAATCCCACTGAAGTCAAG GCTGTGGTGTATGAGAAGCCTGGCTTTGAGGGCTCCTGTTTGGAAATCGACAgtgacattttcagcttttgtgAAAGTGAAGAAGACATTACTACAGATGAATCAAACCACAACTCAAAGAAACTGAAGTCTGTGGGTTCTTTAAAGATCATCGGAGGACT CTGGGTGGGCTACAGCCAGCCCGGGTTTGAAGGCCAGCAGCACATCCTGGAGGAAGGAGAGTACCTGGACTGCAGTGACTGGGGGGGCTCAGAGCAGCTCCTGTCACTTCGACCAATACTGACT gATTTCATGACGCCACACCTCAAAATGTTCAGCGACAGAGATTTTGGCGAACTGGGAGTCAACCTTGACCTCACAGTGCCCGTTATTAACATGGACAACACAGGCTATGGCGTCAGGACGCAGTCTATTGATGTCATCAGTGGCGT ctgGGTTGTGTTTGTGGAGCCAGGCTTTTGTGGTGAGTCCTACATCCTGGAAAAAGGCCTGTACGGAACCCCAGAGGACTGGGGGGCGCTGCAGCCCAGAGTTACCTCAGCAATGCCTGTTGTGTTG gattaTTTTGAGAATGCAGCCAAGTTTAAG gTGCAGCTTTTCTCTGAACCAGGTTTGCAAGGTTCTGTCCTGGCTCTGGAGGACAGCGTGGCCTCCCTGCAGGACGGCTTCTCCTTTGCCTCCTGCAAAGTTTTGGCTGGCAG CTGGCTGGCATTTGAGGGCCGGGACTTCACTGGCAGGATGTATGTGTTAGAACTGGGGAGTTACCCAGACCTGAAGGCAATGGGCTGTTTCCATGAAAACGCCTCTATCCTGTCGCTGCAGACTGTTGGCTtt GAGTTCTCACTGCCATCCATCACTCTCTTTGAGCGGTGCGGTCTGCGGGGGAAGAGGGTGGTTCTGACAGATGGATCAGTCAACCTTCAGCTGGCAGGAGGCTGTAGCAGAGTCCAGTCTGTGCTGGTGGAGGGAGGCAT GTGGGTATTATATGAGGGAATCAACTATCGAGGTGCTCAGATTTTGCTGAAACCTGGGGAGGTGCCTGACTGGCGCAAGTTGAGCAGCTGGCAGAAGATTGGATCCCTCCGTCCTCTTATGCAG AAGCAAGTGCACTTCCGTTTAAGGAACAGACAGTCGGGGCTCATGATGTCAGTGACCGGCGATTTGGATGATGTCAAGCTGCTGCGGATCCAAGAAACAGAAGAGAATGATGGATTCGAGCAGATCTGGTTCTACCAGAATGGACATCTCCACTGCAAG ctgctggaggagtgCTGCCTGAGTCCCAGTGGCAGTATGATGATGGCAGGAAGCCGTGTGGGTCTCACCCCAGAGCTGGACAACCAGGTCCACCTCTGGAGCATCACGTCCGAGGGCTTTATCAGTTACACCCCCACCTCCAACCTGGTCCTAGAAGTCAAAG GAGGCCATCACTATGACAAAAACCAAGTCATTCTAAACACACTTGATCCACATAAACTACATCAAAGGTGGAATGTGGagattatataa